A stretch of the Vigna radiata var. radiata cultivar VC1973A chromosome 7, Vradiata_ver6, whole genome shotgun sequence genome encodes the following:
- the LOC106767366 gene encoding serine/threonine-protein kinase BRI1-like 2, which translates to MEKNYVQLLPRLTVTLLVITVLFPVTECAAVSSIKTDAQALLMFKRMIQKDQSGILSGWKLNKNPCSWYGVSCTLGRVTQLDISGNNDLAGTISLDPLSSLDMLSVLKLSLNSFSVNSTSLLQLPYGLTQLDLSFGGVTGPVPDNLFSKCPNLVVVNLSYNNLTGPIPENFLQNSDKLQTLDLSSNNLSGSIFGLKIDCISLLQLDLSGNRLSDSIPLSLSNCTSLQSLNLANNMISGGIPKGLGQLNKLQTLDLSHNQLTGWIPSELGNACASLLEVKLSFNNISGSIPSGFSSCTLLQHLDIANNNLSGPLADSIFQNLGSLQELWLGNNAISGQFPSSLSSCKKLKIADFSSNKIYGSIPRDLCPGAASLEELRMPDNLITGEIPAELSKCSQLKTLDFSLNYLNGTIPEELGQLENLEKLIAWFNGLEGKIPSKLGQCKNLKDLILNNNHLTGGIPIELFNCSNLEWISLTSNELSGEIPREFGLLTRLAVLQLGNNSLTGEIPAELANCSSLVWLDLNSNKLTGEIPSRLGRQLGAKSLFGILSGNTLVFVRNVGNSCKGVGGLLEFSGIRPERLLQVPTLRTCDFTRLYSGPVLSLFTKYQTLEYLDLSYNELRGKIPDEFGDMVALQVLELSHNQLSGEIPSTLGQLKNLGVFDASHNRLQGHIPDSFSNLSFLVQIDLSNNELTGQIPSRGQLSTLPASQYANNPGLCGVPLPDCKSDNSQPTTNPTEDAGKGGHKTATATWANSIVMGTLISVASVCILIVWAIAMRARRKEAEEVKMLNSLQACHAATTWKIDKEKEPLSINVATFQRQLRKLKFSQLIEATNGFSAESLIGCGGFGEVFKATLKDGSSVAIKKLIRLSCQGDREFMAEMETLGKIKHRNLVPLLGYCKVGEERLLVYEYMEYGSLEEMLHGRIKTRDRRILTWEERKKIARGAAKGLCFLHHNCIPHIIHRDMKSSNVLLDHEMESRVSDFGMARLISALDTHLSVSTLAGTPGYVPPEYYQSFRCTAKGDVYSFGVVMLELLSGKRPTDKEDFGDTNLVGWAKMKVREGKQMEVIDSDLLLATQGTDEAEAKEVKEMIRYLEITLQCVDDLPSRRPNMLQVVAMLRELMPGSTDGSSNSA; encoded by the coding sequence ATGGAGAAAAACTATGTTCAGCTTTTGCCTCGTCTCACTGTGACACTTCTAGTGATCACTGTTTTGTTTCCTGTGACTGAATGTGCTGCAGTTTCCTCCATCAAGACTGATGCGCAGGCTCTTCTCATGTTCAAAAGGATGATTCAGAAGGATCAAAGTGGAATTTTGTCAGGGTGGAAGCTCAATAAGAATCCATGCAGCTGGTATGGAGTCTCTTGCACCCTTGGAAGAGTTACTCAGCTTGATATTAGTGGGAATAATGACCTTGCTGGGACAATATCTCTTGATCCTTTGTCTTCTTTAGATATGTTATCTGTTCTCAAACTGTCTTTGAATTCATTTTCTGTAAATTCTACCTCTTTACTTCAGCTCCCTTATGGTTTGACACAGCTTGATTTATCCTTTGGAGGAGTTACAGGCCCTGTCCCTGATAACCTTTTCTCCAAGTGTCCGAATCTTGTTGTTGTTAATCTTTCGTACAACAACTTAACAGGGCCTATTCCTGaaaatttcttacaaaattcTGATAAACTGCAGACCCTTGACCTCTCTTCCAACAACCTGTCAGGGTCTATTTTTGGCCTTAAAATTGATTGCATTTCCTTGTTGCAACTTGATCTTTCTGGAAACCGCTTGTCAGACTCCATTCCACTCTCTTTGTCAAACTGTACCAGCCTTCAAAGTTTGAATTTAGCTAACAATATGATTTCTGGGGGAATTCCCAAAGGTTTGGGTCAGCTAAACAAACTACAGACTCTGGATCTTTCCCACAACCAACTCACAGGCTGGATCCCTTCTGAGCTGGGAAATGCATGTGCTTCCCTTTTAGAGGTTAAACTTTCTTTCAACAACATCTCCGGGTCAATCCCATCAGGTTTCTCCTCGTGCACTTTGCTGCAACATCTTGACATAGCTAACAACAACCTGTCGGGACCGTTAGCAGATTCAATCTTTCAGAACCTCGGATCATTGCAGGAACTGTGGCTGGGGAATAATGCTATCAGTGGTCAATTTCCATCTTCATTATCTTCCTGCAAGAAGTTGAAGATTGCGGACTTCAGCTCAAACAAAATTTATGGATCTATCCCCAGGGATTTATGTCCTGGGGCAGCCTCACTTGAGGAGCTGAGAATGCCAGATAATCTTATTACAGGTGAAATTCCAGCTGAACTGTCAAAGTGCTCACAGCTGAAGACACTTGATTTTAGTCTGAACTATCTCAATGGTACAATTCCAGAGGAGCTTGGTCAACTTGAAAATCTTGAGAAGCTAATAGCATGGTTCAATGGCTTGGAAGGAAAAATTCCTTCAAAACTGGGCCAGTGCAAGAATCTTAAGGATCTCATACTGAATAACAATCATCTAACTGGTGGAATTCCCATTGAGTTATTCAATTGCAGCAATCTGGAATGGATATCACTGACAAGCAATGAGCTTAGTGGTGAAATACCGCGTGAGTTTGGTCTCTTGACAAGGTTAGCAGTTCTGCAGCTTGGAAACAACAGCTTGACTGGCGAGATACCAGCAGAGCTAGCGAATTGCAGCAGTTTGGTGTGGTTGGACTTGAACAGCAACAAGCTCACTGGAGAGATCCCTTCAAGACTTGGAAGACAGCTAGGAGCAAAATCCTTGTTTGGGATCCTTTCAGGGAACACTTTGGTGTTTGTAAGAAATGTTGGAAACTCATGCAAAGGAGTAGGAGGTTTGCTAGAATTCTCTGGTATTCGACCTGAAAGGCTCTTGCAGGTTCCAACATTGAGGACTTGTGACTTCACAAGACTCTATTCTGGTCCTGTCCTCAGCTTGTTCACCAAGTACCAGACTCTGGAGTATCTTGATCTTTCATATAACGAACTTCGAGGAAAAATCCCAGATGAATTCGGAGACATGGTGGCTTTACAAGTTCTTGAATTATCTCACAATCAGCTATCTGGAGAAATCCCTTCAACGCTTGGCCAGTTAAAAAATTTGGGTGTGTTCGATGCATCACACAACAGATTGCAAGGACATATTCCAGACTCATTCTCAAACCTCTCATTCTTGGTTCAAATTGATCTATCTAACAACGAGTTAACAGGGCAAATTCCCTCAAGGGGACAACTGAGTACACTTCCAGCTTCCCAGTATGCAAATAACCCTGGCCTTTGTGGTGTACCATTGCCTGACTGCAAGAGCGACAATAGCCAACCCACAACAAATCCAACTGAAGATGCTGGCAAAGGGGGCCATAAAACAGCAACTGCAACATGGGCAAACAGCATTGTCATGGGAACTCTCATATCTGTTGCTTCTGTATGTATTTTAATCGTGTGGGCAATTGCAATGCGCGCAAGGAGAAAGGAGGCCGAAGAAGTCAAGATGCTCAATAGCTTACAAGCATGCCATGCTGCAACAACATGGAAAATCGACAAAGAGAAAGAGCCACTAAGCATCAATGTTGCAACATTTCAGAGGCAGCTGAGGAAACTTAAATTCTCCCAGTTGATCGAAGCAACTAATGGGTTCTCGGCAGAAAGCCTAATTGGGTGTGGAGGTTTTGGTGAAGTGTTCAAGGCCACACTCAAAGACGGGTCAAGTGTGGCCATAAAGAAGCTGATTCGATTGAGCTGCCAGGGTGATCGAGAATTCATGGCAGAGATGGAAACATTGGGGAAGATCAAGCACAGAAATCTGGTTCCTCTGTTAGGATACTGCAAAGTGGGGGAAGAGAGGCTCCTTGTGTACGAATACATGGAGTATGGAAGCCTAGAAGAGATGCTTCATGGGAGAATAAAGACGCGTGATCGGCGCATTTTGACATgggaagaaaggaaaaagattgCAAGAGGTGCAGCTAAAGGGCTTTGTTTCCTGCACCATAATTGCATCCCTCACATCATACACAGAGATATGAAGTCAAGCAATGTGCTACTTGACCATGAAATGGAGTCAAGAGTATCAGATTTTGGAATGGCGAGACTTATAAGTGCCCTTGATACACATCTTAGTGTGAGCACACTGGCAGGAACACCTGGATATGTTCCACCAGAGTACTACCAGAGTTTCAGGTGCACTGCTAAGGGAGATGTCTACTCATTTGGAGTTGTGATGTTAGAACTGCTTAGTGGTAAACGCCCTACTGACAAGGAGGATTTTGGTGACACCAACTTGGTTGGGTGGGCAAAGATGAAGGTCCGTGAAGGGAAGCAAATGGAAGTAATTGATTCGGACTTGCTTTTGGCCACTCAAGGAACTGATGAAGCAGAAGCCAAAGAAGTGAAAGAGATGATAAGATATTTAGAGATTACTTTGCAATGTGTTGATGACTTGCCTTCAAGAAGGCCAAACATGTTGCAGGTAGTTGCTATGCTCAGAGAGCTTATGCCTGGATCAACAGATGGAAGCAGCAACAGTGCTTGA
- the LOC106766203 gene encoding uncharacterized protein LOC106766203 yields MTTRGMENLDLIQMIRELQTQLEEQARTIATLQQELQQKKTDDAERSKEKQHDRETSEDSQNHNSPPPPRSPDFLPFTDAIMRAPMPDRPPPQVEMFDGTTNPDHHLRNFIDSMAFYTQSDPVKCRAFSVSLRGEALEWYYTLPPNSVDSFRTLMGMFKKQYSTNRYEEVTTAELVNLRQGKDETLRAFMHRYNHAARRIKGASPEFIISSLPNCLKTGFVSESLYAELPSTLEELQQKMAKFIKMEDQRIFRKQQHEEHPVSGNKKEGKRRVENARDQKPPAILNPRYDRYAHLTVPREKVLERALQSNLIFQRRKFPPKNVDTAQICRFHNSGGHTTEGCQTLKDELEKLIRAGHLREFVKEDSGRTGHSPRKTRRSPKHAKQKGNHSRDRSRSPPRHRSRSRPRERDLTVKGRIDTISGGFAGGGASSSARKRHLRSLHSVHSVVRNPVSMPDITFTNRDFHAPDPDQDDXMXITARIAQYXVGKVLVDQGSSXXILYWTTFRRMEIAEDVIAPFNEQIVGFAGERVDTRGYLDLRTRLGSDDDGKELRVRFLLVEENTSYNALLGRPCLNAFGAIVSTPHLAMKFPTDRGNICTVWADQKTARQCYVVGLKVTPYRRENRTEAILIYLDPRTNTDERIQPQGEIKPFIVGKNEQQTTSIGDNLQPLEENALKELLKGNNDLFA; encoded by the coding sequence ATGACCACAAGAGGCATGGAAAATCTAGATCTGATCCAGATGATAAGAGAACTACAAACGCAGCTAGAGGAACAAGCTCGAACTATTGCAACTTTACAGCAAGAGTTACAACAGAAGAAGACCGACGATGCCGAACGcagtaaagaaaaacaacacgaCCGGGAGACATCAGAAGACAGTCAAAATCATAATTCGCCTCCTCCCCCCCGGTCCCCGGACTTCTTGCCGTTCACTGATGCCATCATGCGGGCCCCTATGCCCGACCGACCTCCGCCTCAAGTTGAAATGTTTGATGGCACGACGAATCCAGATCATCATTTGCGAAACTTCATTGATTCTATGGCCTTTTACACTCAAAGTGACCCGGTAAAATGCCGGGCGTTCTCCGTGTCACTGAGGGGTGAAGCCCTAGAGTGGTATTACACCCTTCCACCCAATTCGGTGGACAGTTTCCGCACGCTGATGGGCATGTTCAAAAAACAATACTCCACCAACCGGTACGAGGAGGTTACTACGGCCGAGCTAGTCAATCTCAGACAGGGGAAAGACGAAACTCTCAGAGCCTTCATGCATCGATACAATCACGCCGCTCGGAGGATAAAAGGCGCCAGTCCCGAATTCATTATTAGCAGTCTACCCAATTGCCTAAAAACAGGATTCGTCTCTGAAAGCTTATACGCCGAGTTGCCCAGTACGTTGGAGGAGTTGCAGCAAAAAATGGccaaatttatcaaaatggAGGATCAGAGGATCTTTCGGAAACAACAACACGAGGAGCATCCAGTAAGTGGTAACAAGAAGGAGGGGAAGCGTCGGGTTGAGAATGCCCGGGATCAGAAACCACCGGCGATTCTAAACCCTAGATACGACCGCTATGCGCACCTTACTGTCCCTAGAGAAAAGGTGTTGGAGAGGGCTCTACAGTCCAACCTGatctttcaaagaagaaaatttccacCTAAAAACGTGGACACGGCGCAGATATGCCGATTCCATAATTCAGGGGGGCATACTACTGAAGGCTGCCAAACTCTCAAAGACGAATTGGAGAAGTTAATTCGTGCTGGACACCTCCGGGAATTCGTGAAGGAGGATTCTGGCCGCACAGGACACTCTCCCAGAAAGACACGAAGAAGCCCAAAACATGCAAAGCAGAAGGGTAACCACTCACGCGACCGTTCTCGTAGTCCCCCGAGGCACAGATCCCGTAGTCGACCTAGAGAGCGGGATCTCACGGTCAAAGGCAGGATTGATACTATTTCGGGCGGTTTTGCTGGAGGAGGTGCTTCATCCTCAGCCCGAAAGAGACATTTGAGAAGTCTGCACAGCGTACACTCGGTGGTACGCAATCCAGTGTCAATGCCTGATATAACCTTCACAAACAGGGATTTTCATGCACCAGATCCTGATCAAGACGATCNCATGGNCATCACAGCCCGCATTGCACAGTATNATGTGGGCAAGGTNCTTGTTGATCAAGGCAGTTCANTCANTATACTATACTGGACAACCTTCCGAAGAATGGAAATCGCAGAAGATGTGATTGCTCCGTTTAACGAGCAAATTGTTGGTTTTGCTGGAGAAAGAGTAGACACCCGGGGGTATCTCGACTTGCGAACCCGCCTAGGGTCCGATGATGATGGTAAAGAGCTCCGAGTTCGTTTCTTGCTGGTGGAGGAGAACACGTCCTATAATGCCCTTCTAGGACGTCCTTGCCTAAATGCTTTTGGGGCGATCGTCTCTACCCCACATTTGGCAATGAAATTTCCTACCGACAGAGGAAATATATGCACCGTTTGGGCAGATCAGAAAACCGCCCGTCAATGCTACGTAGTCGGTCTAAAGGTGACGCCTTACAGAAGAGAGAACCGTACTGAAGCTATTCTTATTTATCTTGATCCCAGGACCAATACGGACGAGCGGATACAACCTCAAGGCGAGATAAAACCTTTCATAGTGGGCAAAAATGAACAACAAACTACGTCCATCGGGGACAACCTTCAGCCGTTAGAAGAAAAtgcattgaaggagttattaaAAGGCAACAACGACTTGTTCGCTTAG